From the genome of Diabrotica virgifera virgifera chromosome 8, PGI_DIABVI_V3a:
acgagtactttgtaacgaatagatactttttcaacatctctaatAAATATTCGGTCTTGCACATATTTATCTTGAGTCCTCATTGAGCTCCTACTCTTCCTTTAATTTCCTTATCATATTTATATTCCATGTCGTCCCTGTCTTGTGCAAAAATGACTTGGTCATCACTTGGCGAAAAGTAGTGAATGTACATAATATATTCTCTTCTACTGGTTGCCCGTTGTTAAATTTATACTTTATGAAGAATTTGCCGTAAAACGAAATCAAGAGACttattatatttcagttcgttcagagagcgcCATAAACACCACTACTAGTTTCACTCTCATTAGAGATCATCAGAGAGTGTATGTATATACTTTCTCTGAACTGAAACAAACCAAGCGTCCTAGTACCGAATCACCACAAAATGACTCATATGGATGCCGTAGCGACATATGCCTAAGacaattcgaagttttatttccGGAGAAATAAAACCCCTAATGAGACCTGGTTACGTCTTCGTGGTTTCTATGACTTGCAAACCAAATGAATGCTGAATAAAAGAAGACACGGGTAGGTCTATAATTTGTACCTCACTTCCAGCGTATTCAGCGtggcaaaattccaacgaaaagtTGGTCTCGatactcagttaggagtaaaactaatatagaAAAATTCGCCTTAAAAGAATTCTTCTGTATTAGTAAAGTTTTACTCCTAAATGAGTATCGAGACcaagttttcgttggaattttgccaTGCTGAATAGGCAGAAAGTGAGGTGCAAATATATACCTCCCTATGTCGTATTTTATTCAGCATTCGTTTGGTTTGCGAGTAATAGAATCCACGAAGGCGTAACCGGAAACTTGGTCTCATTAGAGGTTTTATTTCTCCGGAAATAAACCTTCGAATTGTTATACTTTATACTGAAAATTTATCGCATATGCGTAtttatgtttcttcttcttcttattgtgtAGATATGACTGTCTATTTTGACTGACAATGtgtctccagtaagttgtcgttccatcgtttttgtggtctttccactgatccTGTTCCTATGTCCCATAGCATATTATTAGTTGGATTTTTCGAACGGTTTTCatatctgctgtttctagcattctttttgtctcCTCTGTGTTAGGTCGTGTTTCAGCCGCGTGTGTCATTATTGgcctgatgactgttttataaattctgcctttcacttctttcccgatatttttattcGACGTATTGTTTCATTCGGACATGTTTTAAATtagcatgttaaattttctggcggctatattaaattggtgcagcatacgttgtaattcatattcactttgagagattagtatggCATCgcctgcatagcagattattttaagttgtttttctcccgtttggtatccttttttagttcttacttttatttattatttcatccatgatcagattgaacaatagaggactcagggaatccccTGTCTTATTCCATTGCCAGCTTCAGTTGGGTCAGTCAGTTCTTCTACTTTAACTTTTATTGTGTTctgatattttcgatcgttttaattattactAGAGGAATCTCTCttgataggctattgattatgttcaaaataataGAGCTAATAGGAACTATAACGCTAACGtggttttattttttcatttgaTCAATGGatctctaaatatgaaaaaaccgcggagtacCATTTAacggggtgcgtttttgagaaaggggtgaattagtccctagacaCAGGGTGCATTAGGGTGAGTGCTATGCGCTTTTAGTACAAACAAATTCACAAACAAATTGtcccaggttaaatttactatcgaggTGTCACCTtttagagtaaaaaatatttttttacaaaaaaatattcaaagaaaagtaaaaaaaatctcgaaagaaagcaattttgttttttgacccataacttttttccacaaggatataggtataggtattgctTCACAGAAAGAAAACTCcgtcctttctctttaaaatgacgtttggtagaagtctccaGGATTTAGAGTTtacgaaatatgatttttcaaaattcgccgctcacagaatttttgggtcattttccccattatttcgcaaacattgttctgtaacttttttctccTCATTTCTacgtatatgcaatggtacatttagtaggaagagaagtcaattacctttaaaatggtctattgtgtAAGGTTGTACGACTATTCTTAAACAtgttatggtttttcaaagttttatacttttaatgatttttgatattttttacgattattttttaaatttctcattataacctTTTTTCTTTTacaggtatatacattgtgcaacaAAATAGGAAgcttattttcttttctttaaaatggtgtactgtcAAAAACTCtaggtctgtttttaaacaagatgtgcttttcaaaatgtgacatatacacatgcaatatgtcccactaagttggaaccatatggaaaacttttttattattaactttatgaaaaaaattattctttatacgaggttctgcatagtctaagtctaaaacataaaatgtaatcatcagatataaaattctatcaatagtatacgaggtatgttaaaaatatgaatttcgctcaagagtaaagtacctttataattcacaatatcgaaaagtgttataaAGAAAGggtatttggaattaaaaattatgttataatataattatattcttttagttgaaagaaaaataaaaaaaaaattctcatATTACGGATTATCGTCGAATcttgaagatatcttataccgaccacattactaatgagggtgttttgctgagaatgcaaaaagaaaaagagctattaatcaaaataaaaacagccaaaatcgaatatttcggtcacatcatgaggaacagtgaaagatatggactgctgcaactggtcttacagggaaaagtagaggaccaggaaggcgaaggatttcatggctgaaaaatctacgtacgtggttcaacacaaccactacaaatcttttcagagcagcagtgtgcaaagtacagattgccatgatggtcgccaacatccgaaacggataggcactacaagaagaagatatTACGGATACCCTTAAATATCCTACGGATATCctgtttaaaaataatcgtagaactttttacaatacaccattttaaagtaaagaaaataagctttattttttattgcacaatgtatatacctaaatgtacaagaaaaaaggttataatgagaaatttaaaaaataatcgtaaaaaatatcaaaaatcattaaaagtataaaactttaaaaaaccatcacttgcttaaaaatagtcgtaaaaccttatacaatagaccattttaaagttTAAAGGTAGTTGACTTCTattcctactaaatgtaccattgcatatacctagaaatgcgtagaaaaaaagttacagaacaatgtttgcgaaataatggggaaaatggtccaaaaatgctgtgagcggcgaaattCGAAAAATCACATTTCGGAAACTGTAAATACTGGAGACTTCTGCCGAACGTCAGAGGAAGGAAGGAGGTtatttttctgtgaagcaatgcctatacctatgtcgttgtggaaaaatgttatgggtcaaaaaagaaaatttctttctttcgtaatatttttgtgctttttttttgtataattttgtaataaaaattttttaatataaaaagtgATATtctgatagtaaatttaacccggaacaatttttctgtagacgtgtttgtaccaaaagtgcatagaactcaccctaatacACCCTGTGCCtactagggactaattcacccctttctcaaaacgcaccactttaaatggtagcgctccgcggttttttcacatgtagaggtccattgaccatattaTTATGAAACAATGAAACCCCattaacacattgcgtgccacgtCGCTCATATATGAGAGACACAGATATTTTGCCAGGGGCCACGTCGCTCATTTTTGATATACACGTACGACTGACTTTTATTGCCGTGGATATCAGTGGCCCCGGAGAGTATTAACCCGATTAAGgcgtggcacgcaatgtgttaacGTTGTACTTACTTTCTAAAGTACCTAAATAATCAGTAGCCTATGAGTACAATAAGTGAATAacatcctttaatttgaccctctCTAATGAACTTATGTTTATTGATACAAAAATGTACCTAGTGAAATATATggacactgttttttttttaaattgtattctTTTGTATTTCTAGAAAGAAGAGTTTCTGAAAAATGCAAAATCGAAAGGAATAAGAAGATTTTTAAATATGTTTACAGAGACCTACATGTTTCTTGCCTTTCTTGAGACTGTTGTAAATACTCCTGAGAATCTCATTGGATTTGATAAAAAGATAGAAATGTATGGATCTGAAGATTCTAATGTTATATTGGATAAGCTTCTTGAATGGAATAGGTAGTTTAATACATAATCtatttttacaaaatgttttatttttgttgtaaattattacatgtaaaatatttttgatacgattttaataaaatgcaataaaaaatcttttgtaGTTTATTTACGCAATGAGTTAGGTTTGGGTAAATTTACAGAACGTTTAAGCGAAAGTGAAAGAAACTGGaaaaacgagaggaaaatttAAGCACGTGAAAAGACGACTTATTGAAACGTCTTATATGATATaatatcgtcgccttaatactataacttgataactcgaaattagtagttctgagataaacgggtttaaagattttaaagatatttgtgcctctaccatgatgttggtaaatacggaattcactctgcagctctaaaatactgttgcttaactttttggctactgatcTATTTAGAAATACGATGCAAATTTGTTTTATTGATATGGAAGATAACATGAAAaagtaaagttatcaacttttagcagtaccataatgttaacatttggtaatgtcgcacgTCGTGAcaagttgcatctaagtgaactttttaacaaaactaatattttaagcattattttggtgaaaattatCCCTCCGCCATGGAtgttgccagatctgctaacaattctcgaatttttgcattaacatAAACCGAATCAACAGATAGCAAATACGTGGTAggctcaatggtttcagaaaaacacgTGCTATAACTAGGTAACTAAAGTTAGCTAGTTGTATCATTCAGTGTATGTCGCaatcacgattatttcgatttaaaaaaaacttgataactcatcttgtcaagttttagcagtgaatattaggggcatttgagttttatcaactttcatcaatcataaataaatatttaacccgtttggagcgagttatcaagtttttacacaatatggatacaaataaaatacatcttgtaaACTAGTTATCttaaaaacgtcaattttggagttatcaagttatagtaggtactaaggcgacgataatATAACCCAGTAGAAGTTACTACAGGAAAAAACTGAAACGTTAACTAATAAAGATAATATCGTTCGGAAATATTTtcttctattcttcttcttcctctttataagcagttccgcttgttcattggcggattgaaacctctatggaaggttgtcactctaTCTTTTGCACTGTCGTCCGATACTTCTTCTGTCGATTGGTTATTATTTAGTTCttacccaggcaaccaaataacgtttacaaaacgttgtaaaaacgtcataattatcaccaaacgacgtcagtttatcacgttttttcgacgtcgaaaatcacgtgaatatgtcccaccataactcacgtaatttttatcacgttttaaatacgtaATATGAAAAACGTAATTTTTACGTCGATTTGTTCCACCATAAttcacgttttaaatacgtgatatgaaaaacgtagtttttacgtcgattttgcgtcgttttttagatttatttgtcattttatggttttagaaacacacaataattgaatgggtccgccgaataacgttgtaagcgccacatggtttgtttttgagaagtcaaagaaaaagttttaatattgtgataatggtgagtttatacattttaaaggtgagtaatacagtatgtattttgtatttaaaaatgtattactaacccttaaaatgtataaactcaccattatcacaatattaaaactgtttctttgacttctcaaaaacaaaccatgtggcgcTTACAACGTTATTCTGTAGACCCATTCAATTATTTGTATGGGCATTGTTCGTATTTAAATTTTTCCAtttaagtaaaaccaaatggaaggctcgttaaaatgcatagaattacaataTCCTCAATGCAACATAATATATAACGtacatagaattttcactttttatattatatttactgtgtcaaaactgaaacagcGTATGTATAAACTAATAAttcatttattaacaaattaaacaattaagtcacaatttaataacaaacttcagtttaaaccatttaagttatatttataatataagttatatttaaatgaaattattttttcaaataatcagcagacgttaaaatgtctttacaaatatgtaacgtcctgtacatttaaattttaaataggcttaggtaataaaattaaaaataattgtaaacataTCAGACAAAATTGTAAAATGTATCCATGAATATTATAACACACTGTAAATTTAGattataagtaggcttagatgaTTAATattaattgttattgtaataccatacaaaaacaaatagtctggctaattggctaagccaaagcattataaaaaaaataaaaaaagttatgtaatatatataattattatatttataccacacactttaaaggtacgattccgacaacaaCTGCAGATAGCAGTTACAGTTGTCACCATGACAGACGTCATtattttgcactattaatttgcataattattagcaactgacgttctgccggacagcaGTTGCAGTCGGAATCAGTCTCGTACAAATAAATAGTGCAAAGTAGTAACGTCCGTAATGCTGACAACTGCAACTGATGTTTGCAGTTGACATCTGCAGTCGTTGTCAGAATCGTACCTTTAGTCAGAAATGAATACATACAAATAAGACCCAATATATTGAATTTCAATGAAAACTATCTGAATGataaaaaataggacaaaactataATAGTCTGTGTTCTCACATATATTTTCATACTCTTATAATCCTCAAATTGATTCCAaataattattacatatttttgcatacaaaaagatctacagacacctgaaaaatatattttttgattaaggAACTGCAATGAccaaattaaaatgataaaaacaatttacatgtgatatctgataatacacacttaaaagactaatacataaatactcatgatgaagaagtacattataattaaaaataaataaccattttcattgcaacaagaagccaaagccgtcttatatttcagttcgtttagagagtgcaacaagcactctgaccgaacagtttcaaaattcattagtttttcatcagagatTGCATATGTTGTTATCTCCAAACCATGTACATAACTGTAACAtatgtacatgcattgggttcttcgtgttctgtcttgctgtgggcatactcagctgcaaataagattgctgcaatatggctgcaaacttcactattaccggccatacacatacaatgtgcatttgctatgccATTGGAACTGGCTATCACCCAAGTATCTAGTGGTTTAGCGTTAGCTTTTTGTgaatgcttcacctaaaaaaatattttatctttgtgggaatgcttcaactataaaaatttatttttatttgagtatttgcgttatttacaatgattgagaatattttaaaatcagacattcatataatataattttaagacaaacaatcatgactgtttattattctcttttctatcatagcaattacatgtcgtcgaccgaatctgtaaactgcgtaactccatttatccaaattttcaaaaaactacaaaaatcaCAATAAACTATTTCTCTAAATATGCCTAATGTGAATACTACATATCTCCCATTTTAAAAGATAGGAtgctaaaatggaatattttatagatacacatatcactaacatttgtatattgtttaatgagtacagtcggaaaaataaaagaatacccatgaacgaacatataaaacatgctgtattttcctgtcaccgtgtcatacaaaaaattggccagcgaaagtacatgtaataattattgttacatgtacttgcactggacaatttcctttgtgatacggtgacaggaaaatacagcgtgttttatatgttcgttcatgggtattcttttatttttccgactgtatttaatattatttaccaccaactttttcttgaaaatatcactttctaaacaGTGAGGTCAGTCGTGTGGTATGAGAAACTGAGAAActgattctttcatttttttgactgtatgtctggtttcatacagatatataaacgtaaataaatctaatatttaaaaccaatttatccaaaagacactaatactgttatccatatatttcttaatggtgaataaataaaataaaggcatacctttccaacaataatatagaaatcattaacaattttgTTAACAAAACAAATCCAGTTGTACAGGCtcttatgtgcctgaaggcttttgtat
Proteins encoded in this window:
- the LOC126890361 gene encoding uncharacterized protein LOC126890361 — its product is MKAYKSLQAHKSLYNWICFVNKIVNDFYIIVGKVKHSQKANAKPLDTWVIASSNGIANAHCMCMAGNSEVCSHIAAILFAAEYAHSKTEHEEPNACTYVTVMYMVWR